In one window of Armatimonadota bacterium DNA:
- the ftsZ gene encoding cell division protein FtsZ, with product AEESRQEMKNALEGADMVFITAGMGGGTGTGGCPVAAEVAHELGALTVAVVTKPFGFERGRRMAVAERGTQSLKEQVDTLITIPNDRLLGIVDKHATLDEAFAQADEILRQGVQGISDLIIVPGRINLDFADVRAVMSGAGTAIMGIGEATGEHRAAEAAQTAISSPLLESSIEGAKRILFNITGGPDLALSEVEEAAQIVASASDTPDTNVLFGVVIDPDVSDAVRVTVIATGFEPHAETGQKVVEAFAEEVPEEPAEPQDLDVPAFVRRR from the coding sequence GCCGAGGAGAGCCGGCAGGAGATGAAGAACGCGCTCGAGGGCGCGGACATGGTCTTCATTACCGCGGGTATGGGCGGCGGCACCGGCACCGGCGGGTGCCCGGTGGCAGCCGAGGTGGCCCACGAGTTGGGCGCGCTGACCGTTGCCGTGGTCACCAAGCCGTTCGGCTTTGAGCGCGGCCGGCGCATGGCCGTCGCCGAGCGCGGCACGCAGTCGCTCAAGGAGCAGGTGGACACGCTTATCACCATTCCCAATGACCGGCTCCTTGGCATCGTTGACAAACACGCCACCCTCGACGAGGCGTTCGCTCAGGCGGACGAAATCCTGCGGCAGGGCGTGCAGGGCATCTCCGACCTCATCATTGTCCCGGGCCGCATCAATCTCGACTTCGCCGACGTCCGCGCCGTCATGTCGGGGGCGGGAACCGCGATCATGGGCATCGGCGAGGCGACCGGTGAGCACCGCGCGGCCGAGGCCGCGCAGACCGCCATATCGAGTCCGCTGCTCGAATCCTCAATCGAGGGCGCCAAGCGGATACTGTTCAACATCACCGGTGGGCCCGACCTCGCATTGTCTGAGGTCGAGGAAGCCGCGCAGATCGTCGCCAGCGCCTCCGACACCCCGGATACCAACGTCCTCTTCGGCGTGGTCATTGACCCGGACGTCAGCGACGCCGTTCGCGTGACGGTCATCGCCACCGGCTTCGAGCCGCACGCCGAAACCGGGCAGAAGGTCGTGGAAGCGTTCGCTGAGGAGGTGCCCGAGGAGCCGGCCGAGCCGCAGGACTTGGACGTGCCTGCGTTCGTGCGCCGCAGGTAA
- a CDS encoding 6-phospho-beta-glucosidase: MDGVKLCVIGAGSTYTPELVEGVIARRDELPIARLTLMDIDREKLDTVSGLVKRMIEAAGSGLELTVTADRAEALADADYVIVQIRVGGLAARIQDEKIPLKFGVVGQETTGPGGFAKALRTIPVMLDIAADASRLAPDAWIINFTNPSGIITEALGRYSDAQVIGLCNSPIGLQRELAQHFDARPSDVVLDYFGLNHLSWVRGVRVRGEDVTERALEAAASRHNDREAALIRTLRMIPSGYLRYYYFTDEVVEQQLRAGQTRGETVAEVEADLLRMYRDPALTSKPKELEKRGGAHYSEAAMALISAIHNDKDEWHVVNVVNAGCIIDLPDQAVVEVPAQVSADGAHPLPVGELPLDVRGLVQAVKAYEELTVHAAVAGDRRAALLALTNHPLVPCFSVAESLLDALLEAHHEYLPQFA, from the coding sequence ATGGACGGTGTCAAGCTGTGTGTCATAGGGGCCGGGAGCACCTATACCCCGGAGCTCGTCGAGGGGGTGATTGCTCGCCGCGATGAACTGCCCATCGCCCGTCTGACCCTGATGGATATTGACCGCGAAAAGCTGGACACGGTTTCCGGCCTCGTCAAGCGCATGATCGAGGCGGCGGGCAGCGGCCTCGAGCTGACCGTCACGGCCGACCGCGCGGAAGCGCTCGCCGATGCGGACTACGTGATCGTGCAGATCCGCGTCGGCGGGCTCGCGGCGCGCATCCAGGACGAGAAGATCCCCCTCAAGTTCGGCGTCGTCGGCCAGGAGACCACGGGCCCCGGCGGGTTCGCCAAGGCGCTGCGGACGATACCGGTCATGCTCGATATCGCGGCCGACGCGTCGCGCCTCGCGCCCGATGCTTGGATCATCAACTTCACCAACCCGTCCGGGATCATCACCGAGGCGCTGGGTCGCTACAGCGACGCTCAGGTCATCGGCCTGTGCAACTCGCCTATCGGTCTCCAGCGCGAGCTGGCGCAGCACTTCGACGCACGGCCGTCGGATGTCGTTCTCGACTACTTCGGCCTCAACCATCTGTCCTGGGTGCGCGGTGTACGCGTCCGCGGCGAGGACGTCACCGAGCGCGCTCTGGAGGCGGCGGCGTCCCGGCACAACGACCGAGAGGCGGCGCTCATCCGCACGCTGCGGATGATTCCCTCAGGCTATCTGCGCTACTACTACTTCACGGATGAAGTCGTGGAGCAGCAATTGCGCGCCGGCCAGACGCGGGGTGAGACCGTGGCCGAGGTCGAGGCCGACCTGCTGCGGATGTATCGCGACCCAGCTCTCACCAGCAAGCCCAAGGAACTCGAGAAGCGCGGCGGCGCCCATTATTCGGAGGCCGCGATGGCGCTTATCAGCGCCATCCACAACGATAAGGACGAATGGCACGTCGTCAATGTCGTCAACGCCGGCTGCATCATTGATCTGCCCGATCAGGCGGTGGTCGAGGTCCCGGCGCAGGTGAGTGCCGACGGCGCCCATCCCTTGCCGGTCGGCGAGCTGCCGCTCGACGTGCGCGGCCTGGTGCAGGCGGTGAAGGCGTACGAGGAACTGACCGTGCACGCCGCAGTGGCAGGTGATCGCCGGGCCGCGCTGTTGGCGCTCACGAACCACCCGTTGGTGCCTTGCTTCAGCGTCGCCGAGTCGCTTCTCGACGCGCTCCTGGAGGCGCATCACGAGTATCTGCCGCAGTTCGCATAG
- a CDS encoding kinase, whose translation MIILGVDGGGSKTFAVTADERGRVVGFGRGGCGNYEGPGLEAAMAEIGVACRGAVDAAGAARAHVGCFCLAGADFPEDFDMLTKAVRALDVADAVIVYNDTRAAFAAGSRRGYGAVVIMGSGMNAAGFAPDGRDCRLPGEGFLFGDWGGAGSIGSEVMHRVFRAHDGRGEPTALTAMVLDRLGVPDIDGLTRQLNHGQIPSAALGRLTLLVFEAAATGDTVARGIAERVAEETALAALAMLRRVGLEGSECDVVLGGGVYKAGGAMLLDLATKKIRAQVPGADVIVPSMEPVIGAAILALEKAGVTPDDAVRANLQQGNDRLVAPYAVPSQNNVR comes from the coding sequence GTGATCATCCTCGGCGTTGACGGTGGTGGGAGCAAGACGTTCGCAGTCACGGCGGATGAGCGTGGCCGCGTGGTGGGCTTCGGTCGCGGCGGCTGCGGGAACTACGAGGGGCCTGGACTCGAGGCCGCCATGGCTGAAATCGGCGTGGCATGTCGGGGCGCTGTGGATGCGGCTGGCGCGGCGCGGGCGCACGTCGGGTGCTTCTGCCTGGCGGGGGCGGATTTCCCCGAAGACTTCGACATGCTGACCAAGGCCGTCCGCGCGCTTGATGTGGCCGACGCAGTGATCGTCTACAACGACACGCGCGCGGCGTTCGCCGCGGGCAGCCGCCGCGGATACGGCGCGGTCGTCATCATGGGCTCGGGCATGAATGCCGCGGGCTTCGCGCCCGACGGCCGCGACTGCCGCCTGCCGGGGGAAGGATTCCTCTTCGGCGACTGGGGCGGCGCCGGCTCCATCGGCTCCGAAGTGATGCACCGCGTCTTTCGCGCCCACGACGGGCGGGGCGAGCCGACCGCCCTGACCGCGATGGTCCTCGATCGTCTCGGCGTCCCCGACATAGATGGCCTGACGCGACAGCTCAACCACGGGCAGATTCCCTCCGCCGCTTTAGGGCGCCTCACGCTGCTCGTATTCGAGGCAGCCGCGACCGGCGATACGGTCGCCCGTGGGATAGCCGAGCGCGTCGCCGAGGAGACGGCTCTCGCTGCTCTGGCGATGCTGCGCCGCGTGGGTCTGGAGGGGAGCGAGTGTGACGTCGTGCTCGGCGGCGGCGTCTACAAGGCCGGAGGCGCAATGCTCCTCGACCTCGCGACGAAAAAGATTCGCGCGCAGGTGCCGGGCGCTGACGTGATCGTGCCGTCCATGGAGCCGGTCATCGGCGCCGCAATCCTCGCTCTGGAGAAAGCCGGAGTCACGCCCGACGACGCGGTCCGCGCGAACCTTCAGCAGGGGAACGACCGCTTGGTCGCCCCCTACGCGGTGCCCTCGCAGAACAACGTGCGCTGA
- a CDS encoding aldo/keto reductase, with the protein MQYREYGKTGKKVSALGYGAMRLPFEEPEESVALLRLGMDLGINYIDTAFGYGGEGRSEKYIGEAIKGRRDQVYIATKNPLQDETPEGWWQRLETSLERLQTDYIDIYKVVHGLRWEVYTRVYEPTLHELALKARDQGMIRHLAFSCHDAPENMIKLIDTGVFDGMLLQYNLLDRRNEEAIAHAHEKGMAVEIMGPVGGGRLGLASERMQSVLPGASSTPEIALRFVLANPNVTIAFSGMGTREQVEENCAVASREGPLSEQELQAIEQALEENKRLSDLYCTGCEYCLPCAEGVAIPDIFAAMNYHRVWGLTEYGKHLYGRLGPDNKHGKLNATACVECGECEEKCPQDIEIIRQLKESHEALS; encoded by the coding sequence GTGCAGTATCGAGAGTACGGCAAGACCGGAAAGAAAGTCTCCGCCCTCGGCTACGGCGCCATGCGCCTGCCGTTCGAAGAACCCGAGGAGTCCGTCGCCCTCTTGCGCCTCGGCATGGATCTCGGCATCAACTACATTGACACCGCCTTCGGCTACGGCGGGGAGGGGCGAAGCGAGAAGTACATCGGCGAGGCGATCAAAGGCCGGCGCGACCAGGTGTACATCGCGACGAAGAATCCGCTTCAGGATGAGACGCCGGAGGGCTGGTGGCAGCGGCTGGAGACAAGCCTGGAGCGGCTGCAAACCGATTATATAGACATCTACAAGGTGGTCCATGGCCTGCGGTGGGAAGTGTACACGCGCGTTTATGAGCCCACGCTGCACGAGCTGGCGCTCAAGGCGCGCGACCAGGGCATGATACGCCACCTCGCATTCTCGTGCCACGACGCGCCGGAAAACATGATCAAGCTGATCGATACCGGCGTCTTCGACGGGATGCTTCTCCAGTACAACCTGCTGGATCGCCGCAACGAGGAGGCGATCGCCCACGCTCACGAGAAGGGCATGGCAGTAGAGATCATGGGGCCGGTAGGCGGTGGCCGCCTCGGCCTTGCGTCTGAGCGCATGCAGTCGGTGCTCCCGGGCGCGAGCAGCACCCCCGAGATCGCGTTGCGGTTCGTCCTGGCGAATCCCAATGTAACCATCGCTTTCTCCGGCATGGGAACTCGCGAGCAGGTCGAGGAGAACTGCGCCGTCGCCTCGCGGGAGGGCCCGCTCTCCGAGCAGGAGCTGCAGGCGATCGAGCAGGCCTTGGAGGAAAACAAGCGCTTGTCCGATCTCTACTGCACCGGCTGCGAGTACTGTCTGCCGTGCGCGGAGGGCGTCGCCATTCCCGACATCTTTGCCGCGATGAACTACCACCGCGTCTGGGGTCTCACGGAATACGGCAAGCACCTCTACGGCAGATTGGGCCCCGACAACAAGCACGGCAAGCTGAACGCCACGGCCTGCGTTGAATGCGGCGAGTGCGAAGAGAAGTGTCCGCAGGACATCGAGATCATCAGGCAACTCAAGGAAAGCCACGAGGCGCTGAGCTAG